Proteins from a single region of Humidesulfovibrio mexicanus:
- a CDS encoding GGDEF domain-containing protein produces MTRPDGPIPNPPLCPRSASFVHMACLALSAAALFAEFLIAYSLMVGGGATAPLRPAWAILVAGLLLLALQGVLVQTALVRPLREAGLRVEQLAQAMEQHTHRDLLTGLLNRIAFEQMVVRELESLRRYGAGFCGVMLDAEGLRRVNETQGYEAGDLALHELGQLLKRNVRKADLLFRWRSGTFLLLATGIGPEQAQLFAEKLRRVVEGHEFRPGVRLGACVAVAQARPEDEPEQFVARMKTALALERERCERDGPEA; encoded by the coding sequence ATGACGCGGCCCGACGGCCCCATTCCCAACCCGCCCCTGTGCCCGCGGAGCGCGAGCTTCGTCCACATGGCCTGCCTGGCCCTTTCGGCGGCCGCGCTGTTCGCGGAATTCCTCATCGCCTACTCCCTCATGGTCGGCGGCGGCGCAACCGCGCCGCTGCGCCCGGCCTGGGCGATACTCGTCGCCGGGTTGCTGTTGCTTGCGCTGCAGGGCGTTCTTGTGCAGACGGCCCTGGTGCGGCCGCTGCGCGAGGCGGGCCTACGCGTGGAGCAGCTCGCCCAGGCCATGGAGCAGCACACCCACCGCGACCTGCTTACGGGACTGCTCAACCGCATTGCCTTTGAGCAGATGGTGGTGCGCGAACTGGAGTCCCTGCGCCGCTATGGCGCGGGGTTCTGCGGCGTCATGCTCGATGCGGAAGGCCTGCGCCGCGTCAACGAGACCCAGGGGTACGAGGCCGGTGACCTGGCCCTGCACGAGCTTGGACAGTTGCTCAAGCGCAACGTGCGCAAGGCCGATCTGCTGTTCCGCTGGCGCAGCGGCACGTTTTTGCTTCTGGCCACGGGCATCGGGCCGGAGCAGGCCCAGCTCTTCGCGGAAAAGCTGCGCCGGGTGGTGGAGGGCCATGAGTTTCGGCCGGGAGTGCGCCTTGGCGCGTGCGTGGCCGTGGCCCAGGCGCGGCCGGAGGACGAGCCGGAGCAATTCGTTGCGCGCATGAAGACCGCGCTTGCCTTGGAGCGGGAGCGCTGCGAGCGCGACGGGCCGGAAGCCTGA
- the rpsP gene encoding 30S ribosomal protein S16 codes for MALTIRLTRMGSKKRPFYRLVVLERASRRDGRPLEFLGHYNPMVNPVEVVIDTANYEKWIKQGATPSDTVRSLVAKQSA; via the coding sequence ATGGCTCTCACTATCCGACTGACCCGCATGGGCTCCAAGAAGCGTCCGTTCTACCGCCTGGTGGTGCTTGAGCGCGCCAGCCGCCGCGACGGCCGTCCGCTGGAGTTCCTGGGCCACTACAATCCCATGGTCAATCCGGTCGAGGTCGTCATCGACACCGCCAACTACGAAAAGTGGATCAAGCAGGGCGCCACCCCCAGCGACACCGTGCGTTCGCTGGTGGCCAAGCAGAGCGCCTAG
- the ffh gene encoding signal recognition particle protein — protein MFDSLTDRLSEAFRNLRGQARLDEKNIQDGLREVRMALLEADVNFKVVKDFVDRVKEKALGADVLKSLTPGQQVVKIVHDELVELLGGEQTGLCLKHKPVTIMMVGLQGSGKTTTASKLANLLRAKHKMKPYLVPADVYRPAAIEQLHVLARQLDVPAYPSTTDMNPVDICADALKKAAEAGCDAVLFDTAGRLHVDEPLMEELSAIKARCNPAEILFVADAMTGQDAVTVAEAFDKRLGISGVVLTKMDGDARGGAALSIKSVTGKPLKFVGVGEKLSDLEPFHPDRAAQRILGMGDVMTLIEKAQDTMEAAEAEKLAAKMQQAKFDLEDFLTQMRRMRKIGSLESILKLIPGMGGMMKKLGDVQVPEKEIDRAEAIINSMTKKERREPSIINASRRERIAKGCGRTVADVNALIKNFEQMNKMMQKILGGGGAPKMPKMPRIPGMPAGYTPPGTKPQPKPSPAMLGNSMAPGMPLMPGMGAMPDMPGAQGEGKKQLSKKTLAERKKKKQNKKQRKKR, from the coding sequence GTGTTCGACAGCCTTACGGACCGCCTTTCCGAAGCCTTCCGCAATCTGCGCGGCCAGGCCAGACTGGATGAAAAAAACATCCAGGACGGCCTGCGCGAGGTGCGCATGGCCCTGCTCGAAGCCGACGTCAACTTCAAGGTCGTCAAGGACTTCGTCGACCGGGTGAAGGAGAAGGCCCTGGGCGCGGACGTGCTCAAGAGCCTCACCCCCGGCCAGCAGGTGGTCAAGATCGTCCACGACGAGTTGGTTGAGCTGCTTGGCGGCGAGCAGACCGGGCTTTGCCTCAAGCACAAGCCCGTGACCATCATGATGGTTGGCCTGCAGGGCTCCGGCAAGACCACCACCGCCAGCAAGCTGGCCAACCTGCTGCGCGCCAAGCACAAGATGAAGCCGTACCTGGTCCCGGCGGACGTGTACCGCCCGGCGGCCATCGAGCAGCTCCACGTGCTGGCCCGGCAGCTTGACGTGCCCGCCTATCCCAGCACCACGGACATGAACCCGGTGGACATCTGCGCCGATGCCCTCAAGAAGGCTGCGGAGGCCGGGTGCGACGCCGTGCTCTTTGACACCGCCGGTCGCCTGCACGTGGACGAGCCCCTCATGGAGGAGCTCTCGGCCATCAAGGCGCGCTGCAACCCTGCGGAGATCCTCTTCGTGGCCGACGCCATGACCGGCCAGGACGCGGTCACCGTGGCCGAGGCCTTTGACAAGCGCCTGGGCATCAGCGGCGTGGTGCTCACCAAGATGGACGGCGACGCGCGTGGCGGCGCTGCGCTCTCCATCAAGAGCGTCACGGGCAAGCCGCTCAAGTTCGTGGGCGTGGGCGAAAAGCTTTCCGACCTGGAGCCCTTCCACCCGGACCGCGCTGCCCAGCGCATTCTGGGCATGGGCGACGTGATGACGCTCATCGAAAAGGCCCAGGACACCATGGAGGCCGCCGAGGCCGAGAAGCTGGCCGCCAAGATGCAGCAGGCCAAGTTCGACCTGGAGGACTTCCTGACGCAGATGCGCCGGATGCGCAAGATCGGCTCGCTGGAGAGCATTCTCAAGCTCATTCCCGGCATGGGCGGCATGATGAAGAAGCTGGGCGATGTGCAGGTGCCGGAGAAGGAGATCGACCGCGCCGAGGCCATCATCAACTCCATGACCAAGAAGGAGCGCCGCGAGCCGTCCATCATCAACGCCTCCCGGCGGGAGCGCATCGCCAAGGGCTGTGGCCGCACCGTGGCTGATGTCAACGCGCTCATCAAGAATTTCGAGCAAATGAACAAGATGATGCAGAAGATCCTCGGCGGCGGGGGCGCGCCCAAGATGCCCAAGATGCCTAGGATACCCGGAATGCCCGCGGGCTATACTCCGCCGGGAACCAAGCCGCAGCCCAAGCCCAGCCCGGCCATGCTGGGCAACTCCATGGCGCCGGGAATGCCCCTGATGCCCGGCATGGGCGCAATGCCGGACATGCCCGGCGCGCAGGGCGAGGGCAAGAAGCAGCTTTCCAAGAAGACTCTGGCCGAACGCAAAAAGAAGAAGCAGAACAAGAAGCAGCGCAAAAAGCGCTGA
- a CDS encoding KH domain-containing protein has translation MLRDMIEYIAKSLVDNPDEVKVTEIEGEQTAVLELKVAKEDLGKVIGKQGRTARAMRTLLGAASAKAKRRAVLEIIE, from the coding sequence ATGCTCAGGGACATGATCGAGTACATCGCCAAGTCGCTTGTGGATAACCCGGACGAGGTGAAGGTCACGGAGATCGAGGGCGAGCAGACCGCTGTGCTGGAACTCAAAGTGGCGAAAGAGGATTTGGGCAAGGTCATCGGCAAGCAGGGCCGCACCGCCCGGGCCATGCGCACGCTCCTCGGGGCGGCCTCGGCCAAGGCCAAGCGGCGCGCCGTGCTCGAAATCATCGAATAG